Proteins from a single region of Parasedimentitalea psychrophila:
- a CDS encoding PAS-domain containing protein, which produces MSHNTRKRWSSNNKENFVCNPLSVPIVSGTSGYMMVTEPVYAEEGLELLSVGVGIFDSDLQLTFCNSAFRALRQYPKVLCRHGVSLQNLLLFNAERGDFGPGASDDQVAERIAEITTSGERELERELASGQILQIRYRHTSSGGLIVTFQDCTAERNAERALQASEERYALVSEAAEEAIYDWHIEEDRFYASERLGAFLGLELKADGIRDWSWERLIHPNDLAHYQSTLQEHRSGAQPRWECEYRLRDASGQWMWVSDHGTSIRNSDGRTTRMVAAVRDIGERVRKDAALAASEERYSLVTRASSDGFFDWNVTDDVLYLSDNLTQLLGLKVGTGPSRIWADCLHPNDRPNYIAAIRDHFKEQTDSVELTYRLRAKAGGYRWVSDRSVGERDSQGRVVRLVGAIRDITEIRQAESELERTKSRLMTSLSTISDGILLINPDDHVELFNERYVEIFGDAAGGADLSDVIVVGRSFFDMIRDGYNLGMFQPHPDGVDAWVKSRVEAWKQPVAKWELELANGKWILLNERTMPDGGRVLVYTDITEFKRREDEAQAARQRFEEAIEAISSGFALWGADDRLVTCNARYREYFSKLGDVVAPGALFTDIIAAGLGRGLFPLSEGDVPSYLAAIAEKRLAAIGDSREQLIDGQWLQITDHRTKDGGIVSIYTDVTELKTSQMEIEKQSIILKSTMENMGQGITMVDRDLNTMALNQKFLELMDLPTEKFAAGFSMEQAFRYNAERGEYGPGNVDEQVRERLELSAKFEPHRFERTRPDGVVIEVVGMPIEGGGFVSTYTDVTERKQAEEKQRSALAEFNAVLDNIDYGIMFMGPDLRARITNRAFGQIWNISPEFIKEHPSARELISYVQNRGYYDVEPDDWDEWLDNRILAIQAGNIAPTEVRRKDGTVVSYQCVALPDGGRMLTYFDISEISRARDKAESALQELKNAQQRLVHAEKMASLGQLTAGIAHEIKNPLNFVNNFAKLSAEMMEELAEVLEGPISALSEDDRDDAEDLLATVKNNLLKIDQHGRRADSIVKNMLLHSREGSSEKHIVDLNALTQEGLNLAFHGARAADKGFNVDLQLELSEDVGQVECLPQDLQRVILNLCGNGMYEAVKHSKSGGDPAKLVVSTVQKGEQYLVMISDNGGGIPEDARDKIFNPFFTTKPTGEGTGLGLSMSFDIVKQHGGELSFQTKLNKGTVFCLSLPKHTAHDAQ; this is translated from the coding sequence ATGTCGCACAATACGCGCAAGCGATGGAGCTCAAACAACAAAGAGAATTTTGTATGCAACCCTTTATCTGTTCCTATTGTTTCGGGAACCTCGGGGTATATGATGGTAACTGAGCCAGTGTACGCGGAAGAAGGCTTGGAGCTTCTGAGCGTGGGCGTCGGAATTTTTGACAGCGATCTGCAGCTGACATTTTGTAACTCGGCCTTTCGTGCGCTGAGGCAATACCCTAAAGTTTTATGTCGGCATGGCGTCAGCCTGCAGAACTTACTGTTGTTCAATGCTGAGCGGGGCGATTTTGGGCCCGGTGCAAGCGACGATCAGGTTGCTGAACGGATTGCCGAAATCACAACGTCTGGCGAACGTGAGCTGGAACGGGAATTGGCCAGCGGTCAAATCCTTCAAATCCGATATCGCCACACATCGTCTGGCGGATTGATTGTAACGTTTCAGGATTGCACAGCCGAGCGAAACGCTGAACGCGCGTTACAGGCCAGCGAAGAGCGGTATGCGCTGGTGTCTGAAGCGGCTGAAGAGGCTATTTACGACTGGCACATTGAAGAAGATCGCTTTTATGCGTCTGAACGTTTGGGGGCCTTCCTGGGGTTGGAATTAAAGGCGGACGGGATCCGCGACTGGTCGTGGGAGCGGCTGATCCATCCCAATGATCTGGCGCATTATCAATCAACGTTGCAAGAACACAGATCAGGCGCCCAGCCTAGATGGGAGTGCGAGTACCGGCTCAGAGACGCCTCTGGTCAATGGATGTGGGTATCGGATCATGGCACATCGATCAGAAACAGCGATGGCAGAACCACGCGGATGGTAGCGGCGGTTCGTGACATCGGTGAGCGCGTCCGGAAAGATGCTGCGCTGGCAGCAAGCGAAGAGCGATACTCCCTTGTTACGCGTGCATCAAGTGATGGCTTTTTTGACTGGAACGTCACCGATGACGTGCTTTATTTGTCTGACAATCTGACCCAATTGCTGGGTCTGAAGGTTGGAACTGGACCTTCAAGGATATGGGCGGACTGTTTGCACCCAAACGATCGGCCCAATTACATTGCCGCAATTCGCGACCATTTTAAAGAGCAGACTGACTCCGTCGAGCTGACTTACCGCCTGCGTGCCAAGGCAGGCGGCTACAGGTGGGTGAGTGACCGTAGTGTAGGTGAAAGAGACAGCCAGGGCCGTGTTGTGCGTCTTGTTGGCGCTATTCGTGACATTACCGAAATACGCCAAGCAGAATCGGAGCTGGAACGAACCAAATCGCGTTTGATGACCTCGCTGAGCACGATCTCAGATGGCATTTTGCTGATTAACCCCGACGATCACGTGGAATTGTTCAACGAGCGCTATGTAGAAATATTCGGCGACGCGGCGGGCGGAGCTGATTTGTCAGATGTGATCGTGGTCGGGCGTTCTTTTTTCGACATGATCCGCGACGGGTATAATCTGGGGATGTTTCAACCCCATCCGGACGGGGTGGATGCATGGGTCAAGTCGCGTGTAGAGGCATGGAAGCAACCCGTTGCCAAGTGGGAGTTGGAGCTGGCCAATGGCAAGTGGATTTTGCTGAACGAACGGACGATGCCCGACGGTGGTCGAGTGTTGGTGTATACCGACATCACAGAATTCAAACGCCGCGAAGACGAAGCCCAGGCCGCGCGGCAACGGTTTGAGGAAGCGATTGAGGCGATTTCATCGGGATTCGCATTGTGGGGGGCTGACGACCGTTTGGTCACATGTAATGCGCGGTATCGCGAGTATTTTTCGAAACTGGGGGATGTCGTCGCACCGGGCGCCTTGTTCACCGACATTATTGCGGCTGGTCTGGGACGCGGGTTGTTCCCGCTGTCTGAAGGTGACGTTCCTAGCTATCTGGCGGCGATTGCCGAAAAGCGGCTGGCAGCGATTGGAGACAGTCGCGAGCAACTGATTGATGGGCAATGGCTGCAAATTACCGATCATCGCACCAAAGATGGCGGGATCGTTTCGATTTACACCGATGTAACAGAATTGAAAACCAGCCAAATGGAGATCGAAAAGCAGTCGATCATTCTGAAATCCACCATGGAGAACATGGGCCAAGGTATCACGATGGTTGACCGGGACCTGAACACCATGGCTCTTAACCAGAAATTCCTCGAATTAATGGACCTTCCGACGGAAAAGTTTGCAGCAGGTTTCTCAATGGAACAAGCGTTCCGCTACAATGCGGAACGCGGCGAATATGGCCCCGGGAACGTTGATGAGCAGGTTCGCGAGCGTTTGGAATTGTCTGCCAAGTTTGAACCGCACCGGTTCGAACGCACACGCCCGGACGGAGTGGTTATCGAAGTCGTGGGAATGCCCATCGAAGGCGGTGGTTTTGTCTCGACTTACACTGATGTGACCGAGCGTAAGCAGGCCGAGGAAAAGCAGAGATCCGCTTTAGCCGAGTTCAATGCGGTGCTCGACAATATCGACTATGGCATCATGTTCATGGGTCCGGATCTGCGCGCGCGGATCACAAATCGGGCATTTGGCCAAATTTGGAATATTTCACCAGAATTCATCAAAGAGCATCCCAGCGCCCGGGAGTTGATATCCTATGTCCAAAATAGAGGCTATTATGACGTGGAACCTGACGACTGGGACGAATGGCTGGACAACCGGATCCTGGCCATTCAGGCTGGAAACATTGCGCCAACCGAAGTGCGTCGGAAGGATGGCACTGTTGTGAGCTATCAATGTGTCGCGTTACCAGATGGTGGCAGGATGCTGACCTATTTTGACATATCTGAAATTTCACGAGCGCGCGACAAAGCCGAATCCGCTTTGCAGGAATTGAAGAACGCGCAACAGAGATTGGTACACGCAGAGAAGATGGCCAGCCTTGGGCAATTAACCGCCGGGATCGCACACGAGATCAAGAACCCGCTGAACTTTGTGAACAATTTCGCCAAATTGTCTGCCGAGATGATGGAAGAGCTGGCCGAAGTTCTGGAAGGTCCGATTTCCGCGTTGAGCGAAGACGATCGGGACGATGCCGAAGATTTGTTAGCCACCGTCAAGAACAACCTGCTAAAAATCGATCAGCATGGACGCCGCGCCGACAGCATCGTCAAGAACATGCTGCTGCATTCGCGCGAAGGCTCTAGCGAGAAACACATCGTGGACCTGAATGCGCTGACCCAAGAGGGTTTGAATTTGGCCTTTCACGGGGCCCGCGCCGCAGACAAAGGGTTCAATGTCGATCTGCAACTCGAATTGTCAGAGGATGTGGGGCAAGTTGAATGCCTGCCGCAGGACTTGCAAAGAGTGATTCTAAACCTGTGTGGCAATGGCATGTACGAGGCGGTGAAACATTCCAAATCTGGTGGTGATCCCGCCAAACTGGTGGTGTCAACGGTGCAGAAAGGCGAGCAGTATCTGGTCATGATCTCTGACAATGGTGGCGGTATCCCGGAAGACGCCAGAGATAAGATTTTCAATCCATTTTTTACCACAAAACCAACGGGAGAAGGGACAGGTTTAGGCCTGTCGATGAGTTTTGATATAGTTAAGCAGCATGGCGGCGAGTTGAGTTTTCAAACGAAATTGAACAAAGGCACAGTTTTTTGCCTGTCTCTTCCCAAGCATACCGCCCACGATGCTCAATAG
- a CDS encoding phospholipase effector Tle1 domain-containing protein: MSFNSIACFLRRSAELSLRGERPLMGCTGSAPHRVKLCLFHPPGFEANVEQTVTHLAHNYTPQAQIFIYGFSRGAAQARAMTRFLSWMGGVPAKSDAYYIPEFFRHYIAKRGLGSPYDIKNSKGETPAERMVPLNVTFLGVWDTVMALGSRFRSDGTTSVEEKSFHVGTKPATCVQHARQAIAIDEKRADFSSEIWLEPTNGQTLEQRWFAGAHANVGGSYGNDGIANCALHWIVDEAKTHGLDVDEAFLEKYR, translated from the coding sequence ATGTCATTCAATTCGATTGCCTGCTTTCTTCGCCGCAGTGCAGAATTGAGTTTGCGCGGTGAACGGCCGCTAATGGGATGTACCGGCTCCGCCCCCCATCGGGTTAAACTGTGTTTGTTTCACCCGCCAGGGTTCGAAGCCAATGTCGAACAGACTGTCACACATTTGGCCCACAACTACACGCCGCAAGCTCAAATCTTCATATATGGTTTCAGCCGAGGTGCGGCGCAGGCGCGGGCCATGACGCGGTTTCTGAGTTGGATGGGCGGCGTGCCCGCCAAGTCTGATGCCTACTACATTCCCGAATTCTTCCGCCACTACATTGCCAAGCGCGGTTTGGGATCCCCTTATGACATAAAGAACTCGAAAGGCGAAACGCCGGCCGAACGAATGGTGCCACTAAATGTCACATTTTTAGGGGTTTGGGATACTGTCATGGCCCTTGGCTCCCGCTTCCGCTCTGATGGGACGACGTCCGTTGAAGAGAAGTCCTTTCACGTCGGTACAAAGCCCGCGACATGCGTGCAGCACGCACGACAGGCGATTGCAATTGACGAAAAACGTGCAGATTTTAGTTCAGAAATCTGGCTGGAACCGACGAATGGTCAGACGCTCGAGCAACGCTGGTTCGCTGGAGCACATGCTAACGTTGGAGGATCCTATGGCAATGACGGGATCGCCAATTGTGCGCTGCATTGGATAGTCGACGAGGCGAAGACTCATGGCTTGGATGTCGACGAGGCATTTCTTGAGAAATACCGATGA
- a CDS encoding ArsR/SmtB family transcription factor — MNSQNRHDQPSLPPQNIVGDKAEEAAEFLKALAHKDRLWILCELVEEEKTVSQLETALDLRQSSVSQHLARFRHEGFVKSRREGKQVFYAIADQRTLKIIRLLYDIFC; from the coding sequence GTGAACTCTCAAAACAGACATGATCAGCCATCATTGCCGCCGCAGAACATCGTTGGCGACAAAGCCGAAGAAGCGGCGGAGTTTCTGAAAGCTCTGGCGCACAAGGACCGGCTTTGGATTCTGTGTGAACTTGTTGAGGAAGAGAAAACCGTCTCGCAACTTGAGACGGCGCTGGACCTTCGACAGTCTTCGGTGTCGCAACATCTGGCCCGCTTCAGACACGAGGGTTTTGTGAAATCCAGACGTGAGGGTAAACAGGTTTTCTATGCGATTGCGGATCAGAGAACGCTGAAAATCATCCGGCTTTTATATGATATATTCTGTTAA
- a CDS encoding Arm DNA-binding domain-containing protein, whose amino-acid sequence MGISAPLRGQSRHHDQSAIENGPVAFGLRVTPSRAQTYQAQYRKGGRARRVSTGRHGKITVDEARKLAKEVMGHVARSENPAEDRIGKARAKYRLT is encoded by the coding sequence GTGGGCATTTCTGCCCCCCTACGCGGCCAATCGAGACACCACGACCAATCCGCAATCGAAAATGGCCCGGTGGCTTTTGGGCTGCGTGTGACGCCATCAAGAGCCCAGACCTATCAGGCACAATATCGCAAAGGTGGAAGAGCCCGGCGCGTGTCCACCGGGCGGCACGGCAAGATTACCGTGGACGAGGCCCGCAAACTCGCCAAGGAAGTCATGGGACATGTCGCCAGGAGCGAGAACCCTGCCGAGGATAGGATTGGTAAGGCACGAGCAAAGTACCGGCTGACGTGA
- a CDS encoding SulP family inorganic anion transporter → MISRYFPILTWSRNYTRDTFVNDAVAAVIVTIMLIPQSLAYALLAGLPPEVGLYASIAPLLLYTLFGTSMTLAVGPVAVASLMTTAAIGNLVAQGTPEYLGAAILLALLSGLMLLTMGLARLGFMANFLSHPVISGFITASGLIIALSQLKHILGVSASGHNLVELIQDIGAQVSNINGPTFVIGATTLAFLYWVRGNLKPLLVRIGLSEKLAGSLAKTGPVLAVIVTTSVVWIFSLEAQGVAIVGHIPSGLPTPTLPEFDASLWKQLALPALLISVVGYVETVSVAQTLAAKRRQRIDPDQELIALGAANIGSSISGGFPVTGGFSRSVVNHDAGAQTPAAGAYTAIAIALATVFLTPLLHYLPKATLAATIMVAVLSLVDLGAIKKIWTYSKSDFSAMLATILVTLGFGVELGIATGVSLSLMLYLYRTSRPHHAIVGQVPGTEHFRNVLRHDVVLTRGVLSVRIDESLYFPNARFLEDTINDEVAKDPSLKHVVLMCSAVNYIDASALESLEMIDQRLQDNGLKLHLSEVKGPVMDRLQKSHFLSDLSGEIFLHQYEATCRLNPVKPPPD, encoded by the coding sequence ATGATATCCCGCTATTTTCCCATTCTGACTTGGTCTCGCAATTACACCCGCGACACGTTTGTCAACGATGCTGTTGCAGCTGTGATTGTCACCATCATGCTGATCCCGCAGTCACTGGCTTACGCCTTGCTTGCTGGCCTGCCGCCCGAAGTCGGCCTTTATGCGTCCATAGCACCGCTGCTGCTATACACGCTGTTCGGCACATCGATGACGCTGGCCGTTGGACCGGTCGCCGTGGCGTCGCTGATGACTACGGCGGCGATTGGCAATCTGGTGGCGCAGGGCACGCCGGAATACCTCGGTGCGGCGATCCTGCTTGCGCTGCTGTCTGGGCTGATGTTGCTGACCATGGGACTGGCACGGCTCGGGTTTATGGCCAACTTCCTTAGCCATCCGGTGATTTCTGGCTTTATTACCGCCTCGGGTCTGATCATTGCACTCAGCCAGCTCAAGCATATTCTTGGCGTAAGCGCCAGCGGCCACAATCTGGTTGAATTGATCCAGGATATCGGTGCTCAAGTGTCGAACATCAATGGCCCCACTTTTGTCATTGGAGCCACCACGCTAGCCTTTCTCTACTGGGTGCGGGGCAACTTGAAACCACTGTTGGTCCGCATCGGCCTGAGCGAAAAGCTGGCTGGCAGTCTGGCGAAAACCGGCCCGGTTCTGGCCGTGATCGTGACCACATCGGTGGTTTGGATATTCTCCCTAGAGGCGCAAGGTGTTGCGATTGTGGGTCATATTCCATCGGGTCTGCCGACTCCAACTCTGCCGGAATTTGACGCGAGCCTTTGGAAACAGCTGGCTTTGCCCGCCTTGCTGATATCCGTTGTAGGTTACGTCGAAACGGTATCTGTCGCGCAGACTTTGGCCGCGAAACGTCGGCAGCGCATAGACCCGGACCAAGAGCTAATTGCCTTGGGTGCTGCAAATATCGGATCGTCGATTTCAGGCGGATTTCCGGTAACCGGTGGGTTTTCGCGTTCGGTGGTGAACCATGATGCGGGGGCGCAAACCCCTGCGGCCGGTGCCTATACGGCGATCGCTATCGCCCTGGCAACCGTATTTCTGACGCCGCTGCTGCATTACCTGCCCAAAGCGACGCTGGCAGCGACAATCATGGTTGCTGTATTGTCGTTGGTTGATCTTGGTGCCATCAAGAAGATCTGGACCTATTCAAAATCCGATTTCAGCGCCATGCTCGCAACCATTCTAGTGACGCTGGGGTTTGGGGTCGAACTTGGCATTGCAACAGGTGTTAGCCTCTCGCTCATGCTGTACCTGTACCGCACATCTCGTCCGCATCATGCCATCGTCGGACAGGTTCCCGGCACTGAACATTTTCGCAATGTTCTGCGTCACGATGTGGTGTTGACCCGTGGCGTTCTGTCGGTGCGGATAGACGAGAGCCTGTATTTTCCAAATGCCCGGTTCTTGGAAGACACGATCAACGATGAAGTCGCGAAAGATCCGTCGTTAAAACATGTTGTGCTGATGTGTTCGGCCGTGAACTACATTGATGCATCGGCCCTTGAAAGTCTCGAGATGATCGACCAACGCCTTCAGGACAACGGCCTGAAATTGCATCTGAGCGAGGTCAAAGGACCGGTAATGGATCGGCTTCAAAAATCACACTTCCTGTCCGACCTGTCCGGTGAAATTTTTCTGCATCAGTATGAAGCGACTTGCCGTCTGAATCCCGTCAAACCGCCACCCGATTAA
- a CDS encoding YeeE/YedE family protein: MEQSWVYGLLGGLTIGGAASVYLLMNGRIMGASGILGGLVDGSGRNTWRERATFLLGLIAVPGLVALMIGAPETHITSNAWILISAGILVGLGTRFARGCTSGHGVCGISRLSLRGMVATVFYLLAGGLSIVVFKHILGVI, translated from the coding sequence ATTGAACAAAGTTGGGTTTACGGCCTCCTCGGAGGTCTGACGATTGGGGGCGCCGCGTCCGTCTATCTTCTGATGAACGGAAGAATAATGGGCGCCAGTGGAATTTTGGGCGGGTTGGTCGACGGTTCCGGGCGTAATACTTGGCGAGAGCGTGCAACGTTCCTGCTTGGGCTTATTGCCGTTCCCGGTCTTGTCGCCTTGATGATTGGCGCGCCTGAAACACACATCACATCGAATGCATGGATCCTGATTTCGGCTGGAATTTTGGTTGGCCTTGGCACTCGATTTGCCAGAGGCTGTACCAGCGGTCATGGGGTTTGCGGCATCTCGCGGCTTTCACTGAGAGGGATGGTGGCAACCGTGTTTTATCTGCTGGCAGGCGGTCTGAGCATCGTCGTTTTCAAACACATTCTGGGGGTTATCTGA
- a CDS encoding response regulator, whose translation MLKVLMVDDEPDAELLFRQNFRREIRKKHYEFLFAQSADQALDVLERETSPSVMALLSDINMPGMSGLELLDVVKQKKPDLPVIMITAYGDAGTESDAMKRGAVQLVSKPVDFAKLKSELAELSDQAAS comes from the coding sequence ATGCTAAAAGTATTGATGGTCGATGATGAACCTGATGCCGAGTTATTGTTCCGGCAAAATTTTCGTCGAGAAATCCGCAAAAAGCATTATGAATTCCTTTTTGCGCAGTCTGCCGATCAGGCGCTGGATGTATTGGAAAGGGAAACATCGCCCAGTGTGATGGCGTTGTTGTCGGATATCAATATGCCGGGGATGAGCGGCCTGGAACTATTGGATGTCGTCAAGCAGAAAAAACCTGATCTACCCGTTATCATGATCACTGCCTACGGAGATGCGGGCACGGAATCAGACGCCATGAAACGCGGCGCGGTGCAGCTTGTGTCCAAACCGGTTGATTTTGCGAAACTGAAATCCGAACTGGCCGAATTGTCAGATCAGGCAGCGTCATGA
- a CDS encoding adenylate/guanylate cyclase domain-containing protein, with the protein MTSANRILVVDDEPDVEALITQKFRREIRRNEMEFVFARDGQEALDMLETDTDVLMVLSDINMPKMDGLTLLTHLGDKYQNLKTVVVSAYGDMENIRTAMNRGAFDFVTKPIEFDDLEVTIRKTLEHLEKFKTLQREKAEAELARATLSRYFSPSVVESMALDSEQMKPGGERREATFLFTDLTGFTNLVESTEPDIIIRLLNDYIEGIAKIVFSNEGTVMKIIGDAVQVTFGAPVAQTDHAACSVNCALEIDRFAEDYRSDWNARGVALGTTRIGVNSGEAIIGNFGGESFFDYTAYGDAVNTAARLENANKTLGTRICVSESVVAKIGDFAGRPAGELLLAGKSQRLATFEPLSLEISSSKPMEAYRVAFAQLASGSPLARQSLAALVAELPNDPLTLFHLQRVLGGAVNAVVDLSVK; encoded by the coding sequence ATGACATCCGCAAACCGTATTTTGGTGGTTGACGATGAACCGGATGTTGAGGCGTTGATTACGCAAAAATTCCGCCGGGAAATCCGCAGAAATGAAATGGAGTTTGTGTTTGCCCGTGACGGGCAAGAGGCGTTGGATATGCTGGAGACGGACACAGACGTGTTGATGGTCTTGTCGGATATCAACATGCCGAAAATGGATGGCCTGACGCTGTTGACCCACTTGGGTGATAAGTATCAAAATCTGAAAACCGTGGTCGTTTCCGCCTATGGTGATATGGAAAACATCCGAACTGCGATGAATCGCGGGGCTTTTGATTTTGTGACCAAACCCATTGAATTTGACGATTTAGAGGTCACCATTCGCAAGACCCTCGAGCACCTGGAAAAATTCAAAACTTTGCAGCGCGAAAAGGCCGAGGCCGAACTGGCCAGGGCGACGCTGTCACGATATTTTTCGCCTAGTGTTGTGGAATCGATGGCGCTGGATTCCGAACAGATGAAACCTGGTGGCGAGCGACGCGAAGCGACGTTCCTGTTCACGGATCTGACCGGGTTTACCAATCTGGTTGAATCGACGGAACCTGACATTATCATTAGGCTGTTAAACGACTACATAGAAGGCATTGCCAAGATCGTATTTTCCAACGAAGGCACTGTGATGAAGATCATTGGAGATGCTGTTCAGGTGACATTCGGAGCGCCGGTGGCCCAAACTGATCACGCGGCGTGTTCCGTCAATTGCGCGCTTGAGATCGACAGGTTCGCCGAAGATTATCGCTCAGACTGGAACGCGCGTGGGGTTGCACTGGGGACTACACGCATCGGCGTTAATTCAGGCGAAGCGATAATCGGCAATTTTGGCGGAGAATCGTTTTTTGACTACACAGCCTATGGTGATGCTGTAAATACTGCAGCGCGCCTGGAGAACGCCAACAAAACTCTAGGCACCCGCATCTGTGTGAGCGAAAGTGTCGTTGCAAAAATCGGAGATTTTGCAGGCCGCCCGGCGGGCGAATTGCTCTTGGCTGGCAAGTCGCAAAGATTGGCGACCTTTGAACCTCTGTCACTGGAAATCAGCTCGTCGAAACCGATGGAAGCCTATCGGGTCGCTTTTGCTCAGCTGGCCAGCGGGTCCCCGCTGGCCCGACAGTCGCTGGCGGCGCTTGTGGCGGAACTGCCTAACGATCCGCTGACCCTTTTTCACTTGCAACGTGTACTGGGCGGGGCCGTAAACGCTGTTGTCGATCTCTCAGTCAAATAA
- a CDS encoding DUF6691 family protein, translating into MRNLSSFISGSLFGLGLIISGMTDTVKVQGWLDIFGDWDPTLAFVLGGAILPMFFTWQYAKRRQTSFLGTTLPEPPEQKVGRNLVIGSFLFGAGWGLAGLCPGPAMASLTFNGTSGALFFASMVVGMWLAVPLKRRIPQTA; encoded by the coding sequence ATGCGTAATCTATCCTCTTTCATCAGCGGCAGCTTGTTTGGTCTGGGTCTGATTATATCAGGCATGACTGACACGGTCAAAGTTCAAGGCTGGTTGGATATTTTCGGTGACTGGGATCCGACCCTGGCCTTTGTCCTGGGCGGTGCCATTCTGCCAATGTTCTTCACCTGGCAATACGCCAAGCGTCGTCAAACATCGTTTCTGGGCACCACATTGCCCGAACCACCCGAACAGAAAGTTGGTCGAAATCTGGTCATTGGGTCATTCCTATTTGGTGCAGGCTGGGGGCTTGCCGGTCTCTGCCCTGGCCCGGCCATGGCATCCCTGACGTTCAACGGCACAAGCGGTGCTTTGTTCTTCGCTTCCATGGTCGTCGGCATGTGGTTGGCCGTTCCTCTTAAGCGTCGCATTCCACAAACCGCCTGA
- a CDS encoding MBL fold metallo-hydrolase: MPPVVTPFFDEKTNTASFAVKDPTSNHCAILDSVLDFDYFSGRTDTRSADDIIAYVKDNSLIVDWILETHVHADHLSAAPYLQEKLGGKIGIGEKITVVQDTFGKVFNEGTEFQRDGSQFDRLFEQGDTFSIGNLKASVLHTPGHTPACLTYVVEDVAFVGDTLFMPDFGTARVDFPGGSATDLYASIQKIFALPDETRVFVGHDYKAPGRDAYAWETTVGQQKRANKHVGNGTTESDFVELRSARDASLAMPKLIIPSLQVNMRAGRMPVEEDNGTTYLKFPVNGL, translated from the coding sequence ATGCCCCCTGTTGTAACACCGTTCTTTGACGAAAAGACGAACACAGCGTCCTTTGCTGTCAAAGATCCGACAAGCAATCACTGTGCAATTTTGGATTCCGTGTTGGATTTTGACTATTTCTCTGGCAGAACCGACACCCGCTCGGCGGATGACATCATCGCCTATGTCAAAGACAATAGTTTGATAGTCGATTGGATTTTGGAAACACATGTGCACGCCGATCACTTGTCTGCGGCACCGTATCTGCAAGAAAAACTGGGCGGCAAGATCGGCATTGGCGAGAAGATCACGGTTGTTCAGGACACTTTTGGGAAAGTCTTCAATGAAGGCACGGAATTCCAGCGCGACGGCTCGCAATTTGACCGGTTGTTTGAGCAGGGTGATACGTTTTCGATCGGCAATCTGAAGGCATCGGTCCTGCACACCCCGGGCCACACGCCCGCCTGTCTCACCTACGTGGTCGAGGATGTTGCTTTTGTCGGTGACACATTGTTCATGCCGGATTTTGGCACTGCGCGTGTTGATTTCCCCGGCGGATCAGCCACCGATCTTTACGCCTCGATTCAAAAAATCTTCGCGCTGCCCGATGAAACCCGTGTTTTTGTCGGCCATGACTACAAAGCCCCCGGTCGCGATGCCTATGCCTGGGAAACGACGGTCGGTCAGCAAAAGCGGGCAAACAAACACGTCGGCAACGGCACCACTGAAAGTGACTTTGTGGAACTGCGCTCTGCAAGGGACGCCAGTCTGGCTATGCCCAAGCTGATTATCCCATCGTTGCAGGTGAACATGCGTGCAGGTCGGATGCCGGTCGAGGAAGATAACGGAACGACCTATCTCAAGTTCCCAGTAAATGGATTGTAA